A window of the Synchiropus splendidus isolate RoL2022-P1 chromosome 6, RoL_Sspl_1.0, whole genome shotgun sequence genome harbors these coding sequences:
- the LOC128760929 gene encoding tensin-2-like isoform X2: MGCVHSRRIKNHGAHTLMAEDPEVLPEILQLAELAKAGSHTFTRKNFKKGRACDVCQQDIINPGSFCKECRVAVHKMCETKVSPACALIPDQTSTKTGSLRKRGSMPSRSEEQVMENVMERHYDFDLTYITERIISVFFLPELEEEQYHRDIQEVSSMLKSKHQDKFLLLNLSEKRHDITRLNQKVQDFGWPDLHAPPLDRICSVCKAMESWLVSDPLNVVVLHCKGHRGRTGVIVAAYMHYSKISAGADQALTTLAMRKFCEDKVTSSLQPSQNRYIYYFDGLLSGTIKMNSSPLFLHQILIPSLPNFQSGGGFYPFLKIYQSLQLVYTSGLYDPQASRTRKLCVTLEPALLLKGDIMVKCYHRRSQAAEREVVFRVQFHTCTVHGAQLWFGKTELDVASTDDRFPPDALVEFIFSNGPDKLKGQQAKPDVLVKVKNNTSDPVVRWDSYENLHQDSTESISHTRGPLDGSLYAQVRKRRGPGSTSSAASPNGCLTSSPTVTTHVPCKPQSVIYISDSQPSDRLEDHSGKERTMSPVRKEEHYSKAKEKERETEILDDADPSSPGGMRRGPSCCGRAGTKCGDMKWERERDLCLSNSHCLGRCSSIKKQAKSQTLPAIPSKSVSPPPHLAHVDLCHRHSSHPLPELPWERQPVPLPCLHRSCVPYSSPEHIHTHTLPTLNRLCPGEECHLLHYSNHGHSSHLSQPALPTSPYRELFFGSHTSSSGCACRECRSRREHQSARSFHPQHPDQQVGLQRTREAIPLWESENPWEVPRESEFWQCKPAMPSLCTCHPTAVDPALNLEQSRFSLGPPQNYPSPQSLVDVRDGASSGYHTPPAPRHSCPCTPYTASPVESHESRGYASGYQSGSASPLPASSPSPDRGRGPDVSPAGRDPKYTDSHIGENAKTFRGSENKSDSNDRSSSLGLDSDHDYTLIGGNSPTHSGGSVTPDFKEHQATSADIESPSANISTHATLPSVETTQNSDGNAADKAPMPDNIEPPQSSTLTVVTPVQVQLNGSTILVESPTDSSKAEPTASLSSSPSTASLNSPMDSPDPPQCSPSNADLAGQRLSLNRDSLTDTKPPSPVPDGYSTPTFPLASYYYPLLNVPHVPYTGYTAVTIPAIQPPLPEKKRLSSSPGVLNGHASVCRVASAPAPSPTHHVTFSVREQRRGSAQSLSREEGDTRVNAKFVQDSSKFWYKPGISRDQAIAVLKDKEPGSFLIRDSNSFQGAYGLALKVATPPPNANIAPMKGDPLEQLVRHFLIETGPRGVKIKGCQNESYFGSLSALVYQHSITPISLPCALRIPEKDLVGELQDMQTATSTSTAADLLKQGAACNVLYLNSVETESLTGPEAVSKATKCTLALNPRPVATVVHFKVSAQGITLTDSKRRLFFRRHYPISTITFSSLDPQDKRWTDSPSSKMFGFVARRAGCSTENVCHLFAEMDPEQPAVAIVNFINKVMLGPQLRR, translated from the exons GTGTCGCCCGCCTGTGCCTTGATTCCAGATCAG ACCTCCACGAAAACCGGATCACTGAGGAAAAGAGGCTCCATGCCCAG CAGGAGCGAGGAACAAGTGATGGAGAACGTGATGGAGCGCCACTATGACTTCGACCTGACATATATCACCGAGAGGATCATCTCAGTCTTCTTCCTGccggagctggaggaagaacaaTATCATAGGGACATACAGGAAGTGTCGTCAATGCTGAAATCAAAGCATCAAGACAAGTTCCTG CTCTTGAACTTATCCGAGAAGAGGCATGACATCACCAGATTGAATCAAAAG GTGCAGGACTTCGGCTGGCCTGACCTTCATGCTCCGCCTCTGGACAGAATCTGCTCCGTGTGTAAGGCCATGGAGAGCTGGCTGGTGTCAGACCCTCTGAATGTTGTAGTCCTCCACTGCAAG GGTCACAGAGGGAGGACTGGAGTCATTGTCGCAGCATACATGCACTACAGCAAGATATCAGCAGG AGCAGACCAGGCTCTCACCACACTCGCCATGAGGAAGTTTTGTGAGGACAAAGTCACCTCATCTCTGCAGCCATCTCAGAACAG GTACATCTATTATTTCGATGGCCTGCTGTCCGGAACCATCAAAATGAACAGTAGCCCCCTGTTCCTCCACCAGATACTCATTCCTTCACTCCCAAACTTTCAGTCAGGAGGAG GATTCTATCCATTTTTGAAGATTTACCAGTCTCTGCAGCTGGTCTACACTTCAGGTCTCTA tgacCCTCAAGCCTCCAGGACCAGGAAGCTGTGTGTCACACTGGAACCAGCATTATTGCTAAAGGGAGACATTATG GTGAAGTGTTACCATCGACGAAGTCAAGCAGCAGAGCGGGAGGTGGTGTTCAGGGTTCAGTTCCACACGTGCACTGTTCATGGAGCCCAGCTGTGGTTTGGGAAGACTGAACTAGACGTGGCCTCCACAG ATGACAGGTTTCCTCCTGATGCTTTGGTggagtttattttctcaaatggGCCAGACAAACTAAAAG GTCAGCAAGCCAAGCCTGATGTTTTGGTCAAAGTcaagaacaacacttcagacccGGTGGTCAGATGGGATTCTTATGAGAATCTTCACCAGGACAGCACGGAGA GCATTTCTCATACAAGAGGTCCTCTTGACGGGAGCCTTTATGCCCAAGTCAGAAAACGCCGTGGACCAGGTTCcacttcttcagcagcatcgcCCAACGGATGCCTGACCAGCAGCCCGACAGTCACGACGCACGTTCCCTGCAAACCCCAGTCAGTAATCTACATATCAGACTCGCAGCCTTCTGATCGTTTGGAAGATCACTCTGGTAAAGAACGCACCATGAGTCCGGTGAGGAAAGAAGAACATTATTCaaaggcaaaagaaaaagagagggaAACAGAAATTTTGGATGACGCCGACCCGTCGAGTCCTGGAGGGATGCGACGAGGGCCATCTTGTTGTGGTCGCGCTGGGACAAAGTGCGGCGACATGAAGTGGGAGAGGGAACGTGACCTTTGCCTCTCCAACAGCCATTGTCTTGGACGTTGTAGCAGCATCAAAAAACAAGCAAAGAGTCAAACTCTGCCCGCCATACCCTCCAAATCGGTGTCCCCGCCCCCTCATTTGGCTCATGTGGACCTCTGTCATCGTCATAGCTCTCATCCTTTGCCAGAATTACCATGGGAACGACAACCCGTACCCCTGCCGTGTCTTCATCGATCCTGCGTGCCGTATTCCAGCCCTGAGcacattcacactcacactTTACCCACCCTGAACAGACTCTGCCCCGGGGAAGAATGCCACCTCCTCCATTACTCCAATCACGGTCACTCGTCTCACCTCTCCCAACCAGCGCTGCCCACAAGTCCTTACAGGGAGCTGTTCTTTGGCTCGCACACATCGTCATCTGGATGCGCCTGCAGAGAGTGCCGCAGCAGGCGAGAGCACCAGTCAGCCAGATCATTCCACCCGCAGCACCCTGACCAGCAAGTAGGATTACAAAGGACAAGAGAAGCCATCCCGTTATGGGAGAGTGAAAATCCATGGGAGGTGCCAAGAGAGTCGGAGTTCTGGCAGTGCAAACCAGCCATGCCGTCGTTATGCACCTGCCACCCCACAGCGGTAGATCCTGCCTTAAATTTGGAGCAGTCTAGATTTTCTCTTGGACCACCTCAAAACTACCCGAGCCCCCAGTCTCTGGTTGATGTTCGGGACGGAGCCAGCAGTGGGTATCACACTCCGCCTGCGCCCCGCCACTCCTGTCCCTGCACTCCTTACACGGCATCTCCAGTGGAGAGCCATGAGAGCCGGGGTTATGCTTCTGGGTATCAGTCAGGGTCAGCATCACCTTTGCCGGCAAGCAGTCCTTCTCCTGACAGAGGAAGAGGGCCAGACGTTTCCCCAGCTGGCAGAGACCCAAAGTACACAGACAGCCACATAG GAGAAAATGCGAAGACATTCCGGGGTTCAGAGAATAAATCGGATTCCAATGACAGATCAAGCAGCCTTGGCCTGGATTCTGATCACGACTACACACTTATTGGTGGGAACAGCCCGACGCACTCAGGCGGCAG TGTGACTCCTGATTTCAAAGAACACCAAGCTACATCAGCAGATATAGAATCTCCAAGTGCCAACATATCGACCCACGCAACGCTGCCTTCCGTAGAGACAACCCAGAATTCTGATGGAAACGCCGCAGACAAAGCTCCGATGCCCGACAATATTGAGCCACCGCAGTCTTCCACCCTTACTGTGGTCACACCAGTGCAAGTGCAACTCAACGGTTCCACTATTCTGGTTGAGTCGCCGACTGACAGTAGCAAAGCCGAGCCGACTGCCAGTCTCAGCTCAAGCCCCTCCACTGCTTCTTTAAACTCTCCCATGGATTCTCCAGACCCTCCCCAATGCTCTCCTTCCAATGCTGACCTCGCAGGGCAGCGGCTGTCTTTAAACAGAGACAGTTTAACTGACACCAAGCCGCCATCCCCTGTGCCAGATGGATACAGCACACCAACCTTCCCCTTAGCCTCCTATTACTACCCGCTGTTAAACGTGCCCCATGTGCCTTACACTGGCTATACTGCTGTAACCATCCCTGCAATTCAGCCTCCACTTCCAGAGAAGAAAAGGCTTTCGTCGAGTCCAGGGGTTCTCAATGGACATGCCTCTGTTTGTCGTGTCGCCTCCGCACCGGCGCCTTCCCCTACGCACCATGTGACTTTCTCTGTGCGCGAGCAGAGGCGCGGATCTGCACAGTCCCTCAGCAGGGAAGAGGGGGACACCAGGGTCAATGCTAAGTTTGTCCAAGACAGCTCCAAATTCTGGTACAAGCCTGGGATCTCCAGAGACCAAG CCATAGCTGTGCTGAAGGACAAGGAGCCAGGCTCTTTTCTCATCAGAGACAGCAACTCCTTCCAGGGTGCATATGGCCTCGCCCTCAAAGTGGCCACTCCCCCTCCTAATGCCAACATTGCACCAATGAAAG GAGATCCTCTGGAACAGCTGGTGAGACACTTTCTCATCGAGACCGGACCCCGCGGAGTGAAGATCAAGGGCTGCCAGAACGAGTCTTACTTTG GAAGTTTGTCTGCTTTGGTATATCAACATTCAATCACTCCCATCTCTCTGCCATGTGCCCTTCGAATCCCAGAAAAAG ATCTGGTTGGCGAGCTCCAGGACATGCAAACGGCAACAAGCACAAGCACTGCGGCAGACCTCCTTAAACAGGGAGCAG CCTGTAACGTGCTCTACCTGAACTCAGTGGAAACTGAGTCGCTGACCGGACCTGAAGCAGTTTCCAAGGCAACCAAATGCACTCTGGCTCTGAACCCGCGTCCAGTGGCCACAGTGGTTCATTTTAAGGTGTCTGCACAGGGCATTACTCTGACTGACAGCAAGAGAAG GCTCTTTTTCAGGAGGCACTATCCCATCAGTACCATCACGTTCAGCAGTCTGGATCCTCAAGACAAGAG ATGGACTGATAGCCCATCAAGCAA GATGTTTGGTTTTGTGGCCAGGCGGGCAGGATGCAGTACCGAGAACGTGTGCCACCTGTTTGCTGAGATGGACCCGGAGCAGCCAGCTGTAGCAATAGTCAACTTCATCAACAAAGTCATGCTGGGACCACAACTACGAAGATGA
- the LOC128760929 gene encoding tensin-2-like isoform X4 — protein MPRSRSEEQVMENVMERHYDFDLTYITERIISVFFLPELEEEQYHRDIQEVSSMLKSKHQDKFLLLNLSEKRHDITRLNQKVQDFGWPDLHAPPLDRICSVCKAMESWLVSDPLNVVVLHCKGHRGRTGVIVAAYMHYSKISAGADQALTTLAMRKFCEDKVTSSLQPSQNRYIYYFDGLLSGTIKMNSSPLFLHQILIPSLPNFQSGGGFYPFLKIYQSLQLVYTSGLYDPQASRTRKLCVTLEPALLLKGDIMVKCYHRRSQAAEREVVFRVQFHTCTVHGAQLWFGKTELDVASTDDRFPPDALVEFIFSNGPDKLKGQQAKPDVLVKVKNNTSDPVVRWDSYENLHQDSTESISHTRGPLDGSLYAQVRKRRGPGSTSSAASPNGCLTSSPTVTTHVPCKPQSVIYISDSQPSDRLEDHSGKERTMSPVRKEEHYSKAKEKERETEILDDADPSSPGGMRRGPSCCGRAGTKCGDMKWERERDLCLSNSHCLGRCSSIKKQAKSQTLPAIPSKSVSPPPHLAHVDLCHRHSSHPLPELPWERQPVPLPCLHRSCVPYSSPEHIHTHTLPTLNRLCPGEECHLLHYSNHGHSSHLSQPALPTSPYRELFFGSHTSSSGCACRECRSRREHQSARSFHPQHPDQQVGLQRTREAIPLWESENPWEVPRESEFWQCKPAMPSLCTCHPTAVDPALNLEQSRFSLGPPQNYPSPQSLVDVRDGASSGYHTPPAPRHSCPCTPYTASPVESHESRGYASGYQSGSASPLPASSPSPDRGRGPDVSPAGRDPKYTDSHIGENAKTFRGSENKSDSNDRSSSLGLDSDHDYTLIGGNSPTHSGGSVTPDFKEHQATSADIESPSANISTHATLPSVETTQNSDGNAADKAPMPDNIEPPQSSTLTVVTPVQVQLNGSTILVESPTDSSKAEPTASLSSSPSTASLNSPMDSPDPPQCSPSNADLAGQRLSLNRDSLTDTKPPSPVPDGYSTPTFPLASYYYPLLNVPHVPYTGYTAVTIPAIQPPLPEKKRLSSSPGVLNGHASVCRVASAPAPSPTHHVTFSVREQRRGSAQSLSREEGDTRVNAKFVQDSSKFWYKPGISRDQAIAVLKDKEPGSFLIRDSNSFQGAYGLALKVATPPPNANIAPMKGDPLEQLVRHFLIETGPRGVKIKGCQNESYFGSLSALVYQHSITPISLPCALRIPEKDLVGELQDMQTATSTSTAADLLKQGAACNVLYLNSVETESLTGPEAVSKATKCTLALNPRPVATVVHFKVSAQGITLTDSKRRLFFRRHYPISTITFSSLDPQDKRWTDSPSSKMFGFVARRAGCSTENVCHLFAEMDPEQPAVAIVNFINKVMLGPQLRR, from the exons ATGCCCAG AAGCAGGAGCGAGGAACAAGTGATGGAGAACGTGATGGAGCGCCACTATGACTTCGACCTGACATATATCACCGAGAGGATCATCTCAGTCTTCTTCCTGccggagctggaggaagaacaaTATCATAGGGACATACAGGAAGTGTCGTCAATGCTGAAATCAAAGCATCAAGACAAGTTCCTG CTCTTGAACTTATCCGAGAAGAGGCATGACATCACCAGATTGAATCAAAAG GTGCAGGACTTCGGCTGGCCTGACCTTCATGCTCCGCCTCTGGACAGAATCTGCTCCGTGTGTAAGGCCATGGAGAGCTGGCTGGTGTCAGACCCTCTGAATGTTGTAGTCCTCCACTGCAAG GGTCACAGAGGGAGGACTGGAGTCATTGTCGCAGCATACATGCACTACAGCAAGATATCAGCAGG AGCAGACCAGGCTCTCACCACACTCGCCATGAGGAAGTTTTGTGAGGACAAAGTCACCTCATCTCTGCAGCCATCTCAGAACAG GTACATCTATTATTTCGATGGCCTGCTGTCCGGAACCATCAAAATGAACAGTAGCCCCCTGTTCCTCCACCAGATACTCATTCCTTCACTCCCAAACTTTCAGTCAGGAGGAG GATTCTATCCATTTTTGAAGATTTACCAGTCTCTGCAGCTGGTCTACACTTCAGGTCTCTA tgacCCTCAAGCCTCCAGGACCAGGAAGCTGTGTGTCACACTGGAACCAGCATTATTGCTAAAGGGAGACATTATG GTGAAGTGTTACCATCGACGAAGTCAAGCAGCAGAGCGGGAGGTGGTGTTCAGGGTTCAGTTCCACACGTGCACTGTTCATGGAGCCCAGCTGTGGTTTGGGAAGACTGAACTAGACGTGGCCTCCACAG ATGACAGGTTTCCTCCTGATGCTTTGGTggagtttattttctcaaatggGCCAGACAAACTAAAAG GTCAGCAAGCCAAGCCTGATGTTTTGGTCAAAGTcaagaacaacacttcagacccGGTGGTCAGATGGGATTCTTATGAGAATCTTCACCAGGACAGCACGGAGA GCATTTCTCATACAAGAGGTCCTCTTGACGGGAGCCTTTATGCCCAAGTCAGAAAACGCCGTGGACCAGGTTCcacttcttcagcagcatcgcCCAACGGATGCCTGACCAGCAGCCCGACAGTCACGACGCACGTTCCCTGCAAACCCCAGTCAGTAATCTACATATCAGACTCGCAGCCTTCTGATCGTTTGGAAGATCACTCTGGTAAAGAACGCACCATGAGTCCGGTGAGGAAAGAAGAACATTATTCaaaggcaaaagaaaaagagagggaAACAGAAATTTTGGATGACGCCGACCCGTCGAGTCCTGGAGGGATGCGACGAGGGCCATCTTGTTGTGGTCGCGCTGGGACAAAGTGCGGCGACATGAAGTGGGAGAGGGAACGTGACCTTTGCCTCTCCAACAGCCATTGTCTTGGACGTTGTAGCAGCATCAAAAAACAAGCAAAGAGTCAAACTCTGCCCGCCATACCCTCCAAATCGGTGTCCCCGCCCCCTCATTTGGCTCATGTGGACCTCTGTCATCGTCATAGCTCTCATCCTTTGCCAGAATTACCATGGGAACGACAACCCGTACCCCTGCCGTGTCTTCATCGATCCTGCGTGCCGTATTCCAGCCCTGAGcacattcacactcacactTTACCCACCCTGAACAGACTCTGCCCCGGGGAAGAATGCCACCTCCTCCATTACTCCAATCACGGTCACTCGTCTCACCTCTCCCAACCAGCGCTGCCCACAAGTCCTTACAGGGAGCTGTTCTTTGGCTCGCACACATCGTCATCTGGATGCGCCTGCAGAGAGTGCCGCAGCAGGCGAGAGCACCAGTCAGCCAGATCATTCCACCCGCAGCACCCTGACCAGCAAGTAGGATTACAAAGGACAAGAGAAGCCATCCCGTTATGGGAGAGTGAAAATCCATGGGAGGTGCCAAGAGAGTCGGAGTTCTGGCAGTGCAAACCAGCCATGCCGTCGTTATGCACCTGCCACCCCACAGCGGTAGATCCTGCCTTAAATTTGGAGCAGTCTAGATTTTCTCTTGGACCACCTCAAAACTACCCGAGCCCCCAGTCTCTGGTTGATGTTCGGGACGGAGCCAGCAGTGGGTATCACACTCCGCCTGCGCCCCGCCACTCCTGTCCCTGCACTCCTTACACGGCATCTCCAGTGGAGAGCCATGAGAGCCGGGGTTATGCTTCTGGGTATCAGTCAGGGTCAGCATCACCTTTGCCGGCAAGCAGTCCTTCTCCTGACAGAGGAAGAGGGCCAGACGTTTCCCCAGCTGGCAGAGACCCAAAGTACACAGACAGCCACATAG GAGAAAATGCGAAGACATTCCGGGGTTCAGAGAATAAATCGGATTCCAATGACAGATCAAGCAGCCTTGGCCTGGATTCTGATCACGACTACACACTTATTGGTGGGAACAGCCCGACGCACTCAGGCGGCAG TGTGACTCCTGATTTCAAAGAACACCAAGCTACATCAGCAGATATAGAATCTCCAAGTGCCAACATATCGACCCACGCAACGCTGCCTTCCGTAGAGACAACCCAGAATTCTGATGGAAACGCCGCAGACAAAGCTCCGATGCCCGACAATATTGAGCCACCGCAGTCTTCCACCCTTACTGTGGTCACACCAGTGCAAGTGCAACTCAACGGTTCCACTATTCTGGTTGAGTCGCCGACTGACAGTAGCAAAGCCGAGCCGACTGCCAGTCTCAGCTCAAGCCCCTCCACTGCTTCTTTAAACTCTCCCATGGATTCTCCAGACCCTCCCCAATGCTCTCCTTCCAATGCTGACCTCGCAGGGCAGCGGCTGTCTTTAAACAGAGACAGTTTAACTGACACCAAGCCGCCATCCCCTGTGCCAGATGGATACAGCACACCAACCTTCCCCTTAGCCTCCTATTACTACCCGCTGTTAAACGTGCCCCATGTGCCTTACACTGGCTATACTGCTGTAACCATCCCTGCAATTCAGCCTCCACTTCCAGAGAAGAAAAGGCTTTCGTCGAGTCCAGGGGTTCTCAATGGACATGCCTCTGTTTGTCGTGTCGCCTCCGCACCGGCGCCTTCCCCTACGCACCATGTGACTTTCTCTGTGCGCGAGCAGAGGCGCGGATCTGCACAGTCCCTCAGCAGGGAAGAGGGGGACACCAGGGTCAATGCTAAGTTTGTCCAAGACAGCTCCAAATTCTGGTACAAGCCTGGGATCTCCAGAGACCAAG CCATAGCTGTGCTGAAGGACAAGGAGCCAGGCTCTTTTCTCATCAGAGACAGCAACTCCTTCCAGGGTGCATATGGCCTCGCCCTCAAAGTGGCCACTCCCCCTCCTAATGCCAACATTGCACCAATGAAAG GAGATCCTCTGGAACAGCTGGTGAGACACTTTCTCATCGAGACCGGACCCCGCGGAGTGAAGATCAAGGGCTGCCAGAACGAGTCTTACTTTG GAAGTTTGTCTGCTTTGGTATATCAACATTCAATCACTCCCATCTCTCTGCCATGTGCCCTTCGAATCCCAGAAAAAG ATCTGGTTGGCGAGCTCCAGGACATGCAAACGGCAACAAGCACAAGCACTGCGGCAGACCTCCTTAAACAGGGAGCAG CCTGTAACGTGCTCTACCTGAACTCAGTGGAAACTGAGTCGCTGACCGGACCTGAAGCAGTTTCCAAGGCAACCAAATGCACTCTGGCTCTGAACCCGCGTCCAGTGGCCACAGTGGTTCATTTTAAGGTGTCTGCACAGGGCATTACTCTGACTGACAGCAAGAGAAG GCTCTTTTTCAGGAGGCACTATCCCATCAGTACCATCACGTTCAGCAGTCTGGATCCTCAAGACAAGAG ATGGACTGATAGCCCATCAAGCAA GATGTTTGGTTTTGTGGCCAGGCGGGCAGGATGCAGTACCGAGAACGTGTGCCACCTGTTTGCTGAGATGGACCCGGAGCAGCCAGCTGTAGCAATAGTCAACTTCATCAACAAAGTCATGCTGGGACCACAACTACGAAGATGA